The Pygocentrus nattereri isolate fPygNat1 chromosome 1, fPygNat1.pri, whole genome shotgun sequence genome window below encodes:
- the LOC108426405 gene encoding NADH-cytochrome b5 reductase 3-like, whose protein sequence is MSFIFRFFRNAFDGIFDLIMRLLGFKRRPAITLEDPTVKYPLRLVDKEIISHDTRKFRFALKSPDHVLGLPVGQHIYLSAKIDGSLVVRPYTPVSSDDDKGFVDLVVKIYYKNTHPKFPEGGKMSQYLDSLRIGDTIDFRGPSGLLVYQGKGCFAIRPDKKSPPVIKNTKRVGMIAGGTGVTPMLQIIRAIMKDPQDQTVCYLLFANQSEKDILLRPELEEIQVSHPDRFNLWYTLDKVPQDWEFSQGFISEEMVRNRLPLPGDDTLILMCGPPPMIQFACNPNLDKVGHSPSRRFAF, encoded by the exons atgtcattcattttcagg TTTTTTCGCAATGCCTTTGACGGAATCTTCGACTTAATCATGAGGCTTTTAGGCTTCAAGAGAAGACCTGCCATAACCCTTGAGGACCCCACTGTCAAGTACCCTTTGCGCCTAGTGGACAAAGAG attATTAGTCACGATACTAGGAAGTTTCGCTTCGCTCTGAAATCTCCAGATCATGTTTTGGGACTTCCTGTGG GTCAACACATCTACCTGTCTGCAAAAATAGATGGTAGCCTTGTAGTGAGGCCTTATACTCCAGTGTCCAGTGATGATGATAAGGGCTTTGTGGATCTGGTGGTTAAG ATATATTATAAGAATACTCACCCAAAGTTCCCTGAAGGTGGCAAGATGTCTCAATACCTGGACAGTCTTCGGATTGGTGACACAATTGACTTCAGAGGACCAAGTGGCCTGCTAGTTTACCAGGGCAAAG GATGTTTTGCCATCAGACCTGACAAGAAGTCACCCCCAGTGATTAAGAATACCAAACGTGTTGGTATGATTGCAGGAGGAACAG GTGTTACCCCTATGCTACAGATCATTCGAGCCATAATGAAGGATCCACAAGACCAGACAGTGTGTTACTTGCTTTTTGCAAACCAG TCAGAAAAAGACATTCTTCTGCGCCCAGAGCTGGAGGAAATTCAGGTCAGTCACCCAGACCGATTCAACCTGTGGTACACCCTTGACAAGGTTCCTCAGG ACTGGGAATTCAGCCAGGGTTTCATCAGTGAGGAGATGGTGCGGAACCGACTTCCTCTCCCCGGGGACGACACGCTCATCCTCATGTGTGGCCCTCCTCCCATGATCCAGTTTGCTTGCAACCCAAACCTGGACAAAGTGGGCCATTCTCCAAGCAGGCGCTTCGCCTTCTAG
- the tnnt2c gene encoding troponin T2c, cardiac: protein MSDTEEIVEEYEEEEEEDDEEVEEEENVEEAPQVEEADEQEEAEEAEIEAEDSKPKPKLYVPNMAPPKLPDGEKVDFDDLHRKRVEKDYNELQSLIQQHFSNRQKEEDDLVSLKQRIERRRADRAEQQRVRAEQERERQTRQAEEKARREEEAAKLRAEEDAKKKKLLNNKSYGGYLQKVDQKKGKKLTEREKKTKALMERRKPLNIDHLNQDKLAEKARDLWQWLQQLHAEKFDLAEKLKRQKYDINVLRNRVNDHQRYSKTTKTTRKNWK from the coding sequence ATGTCTGACACCGAAGAGATTGTGGAGGAgtacgaggaggaggaggaagaggatgatGAAGAGGTTGAAGAGGAGGAGAATGTAGAGGAGGCCCCCCAGGTTGAGGAGGCAGATGAACAAGAGGAGGCTGAAGAAGCAGAAATAGAAGCAGAAGATTCTAAGCCCAAGCCCAAGTTGTACGTTCCGAACATGGCGCCGCCCAAACTGCCTGACGGCGAGAAGGTGGACTTTGACGACCTTCACCGCAAACGTGTGGAGAAGGACTACAACGAGCTGCAGAGTCTCATCCAGCAGCACTTCAGCAACAGGCAGAAGGAGGAAGATGACTTGGTGTCTTTGAAACAACGAATTGAGCGGCGGCGTGCAGACCGTGCTGAGCAACAACGCGTCCGggcagagcaagagagggagaggcagaccCGGCAGGCTGAGGAAAAAGCCCGACGTGAGGAGGAGGCCGCCAAACTGCGGGCTGAGGAAGACGCCAAGAAGAAGAAGCTCCTCAACAACAAGTCATATGGTGGCTACTTACAGAAGGTTGACCAGAAGAAGGGCAAGAAACTCACAGAACGTGAGAAGAAGACCAAGGCCCTCATGGAACGCCGCAAGCCGCTCAACATCGACCACCTGAACCAGGACAAGCTGGCTGAGAAGGCCCGTGACCTCTGGCAGTGGCTGCAGCAGCTTCACGCTGAAAAGTTTGATCTGGCCGAGAAACTCAAAAGGCAGAAGTACGACATCAACGTGCTACGCAACCGTGTCAATGACCATCAGAGGTACTCCAAAACAACCAAGACGACCAGGAAGAACTGGAAGTAA
- the LOC108426356 gene encoding class I histocompatibility antigen, F10 alpha chain-like — MKICTMSFILLCVLYCMVKAARAEQHTLQYLYTLRSAPEDEPEFEITTVFDGLIISHCESPSFRDQSRQEWIHQAFNAEEWKNRDRFCEGEYYFHKTLIEKIQQIINTTNGLIQRERSCTADDSEVSMSDRWGVNAEDFLTLDPVTLKWRSESSLARTVRSEFNQKKFMAPSLKSFLSEECKPTVMTLKKKKADYLKQNQSPDLYVFGKSSPDSDTVSLRCYVSHKFLPGVRVRLTLDGEVLDKNVDVSSPSPNMDGSLQIRLQTETSMKQPDRYHCMVDTDNLHVSIGWDGQTLDEKTLHQEQVSKEFHLHYLVLFLIVVVITLLVVVAVKGGIFAGKKDYVKRNKSINNAVQVFLSLVQSEEEWEREAEADDEYHGPMRFIIRILRKTELVT, encoded by the exons AGCAGCACACTCTGCAGTATTTGTACACACTGCGCTCAGCACCTGAAGATGAACCAGAGTTTGAAATAACGACAGTGTTTGATGGACTCATCATCTCTCACTGTGAGAGCCCCAGTTTCAGAGATCAGTCCAGACAGGAGTGGATCCATCAGGCTTTCAATGCTGAAGAGTGGAAGAACAGAGACCGATTCTGTGAGGGAGAGTATTATTTCCACAAGACTCTAATAGAGAAGATTCAACAGATAATCAACACAACCAATG GTTtgatccagagagagagaagctgtaCTGCAGATGATTCAGAAGTCTCTATGAGTGACAGGTGGGGGGTGAACGCTGAAGATTTTCTGACTTTGGATCCGGTCACTCTGAAATGGCGTTCTGAGTCTTCACTGGCGAGAACAGTACGATCAGAATTTAACCAGAAGAAGTTCATGGCTCCGTCGCTGAAGAGCTTTCTGTCAGAAGAGTGTAAACCAACTGTGATGAcgctgaagaagaagaaagcagaCTATCTGAAACAAAATCAGA GTCCTGATCTGTATGTCTTTGGCAAGTCTTCTCCTGACAGTGACACTGTATCTCTGCGCTGTTATGTCAGTCATAAGTTTTTACCAGGAGTCCGTGTTCGTCTGACTCTGGATGGAGAGGTACTGGATAAAAATGTTGATGTCTCCAGTCCATCTCCAAATATGGACGGCTCACTTCAAATCAGACTTCAGACAGAGACCAGCATGAAACAGCCTGACCGTTATCATTGTATGGTGGACACAGATAATCTGCATGTTTCTATTGGATGGG ATGGCCAGACACTGGACGAAAAGACTCTTCACCAAGAGCAAGTCTCTAAAGAGTTTCACTTGCATTACCTTGTGTTGTTCCTCATCGTTGTTGTAATTACACTACTTGTTGTTGTGGCTGTTAAAGGTGGGATTTTTGCAGGTAAAAAAG ATTACGTAAAAAGGAACAAAAGCATCAATAATGCGGTGCAGGTTTTCTTGTCACTTGTTCAAAGTGAAGAAGAGTGGGAAAGAGAAGCTGAAGCTGATGATGAGTACCACGGGCCCATGAGGTTTATTATAAGAATTCTCAGAAAAACAGAGCTTGTAACCTGA